In the Candidatus Zixiibacteriota bacterium genome, TTTTGGCCGCAGGCAAATATCCTTCCACCGACTCTGACTATCCGGTTCAGTTCGCCTGATACCCCGCTCAGTTCCGGCACCCAATTCTTGCCGGAATCATCGGTATAAAGAATAGTTCCGTTATCTCCGACCATAAATGCCTTCTTTGAATCAATCAGAAGAACATCGATAAAATGCATATGGGGAGGAAAGTACTCGAGTGGATGCCAGGTCTTTCCGCCATCTTTAGAAACTGCCGCAAATCCCCCCATTCCGGCCATCAACCCAAAATTCCCCTGGAGGGCGACGGAGCGGACCGTTTTCTGCGGAGGAATTGCCACCGCTTCCCAGTTCCGGCCGCGGTCGCGGGATATCTGTATCTTGTCTGCCGCCAGGGTAACAATGACGCCATCGGAGGATATATTCATATTTTTTGACTGATGCCCCATATCTATCGATACCGTATCCCAGACAGAGCCGCCGTTATTTGTCGCCAGTAAAACTCCCCGCATACTGCCGGAAGTTGCCATATTGGCTCCTAACGCAAATCCCCGGAGGGAATCGATAAAGCCGACCCGGTAGAACCACCAGGCGCTGTCTGTCGCCAGATGCCGCCAATCATTCCCGCCATCTTCCGTCAGCAGAATAGTCCCCTTATTTCCCACCATAATTCCTTTCATACAACCCGGGAAAAAATAGATATCCTGCAGAACCAGGGGCGGCTCGATCTTTCCGCTTTTAAGCTCCTTGCTCTCCGTGGAGAATTGAACGATTTCCCCCCGCGCCGTAACCGCAAAACCGTCTGTATCGGAACATAAATGAATTCCGGTCAGACCGATATCCGGAGGCAGCGATATCTTTTTCCATTCCGCGGAGTAAACCGACGTCCCGCTCGCCGTGATTAACAAGGCGATTACAAGAAAGACCTTCCCCGGCAATATCTTCATATTATTATCTCCCAAAATAATTGAATTGCAGGCCGCATTATTATATGTTTCATTTAAGTTAAGGCTTGTGAGGAAAATGTCAAATTGAATAGTCGCGAGAAACTGGTAGAACTGCACGGAATAACGGCCCGAAGCGATGCCGGCTATATCGTATTCCGGAATCTTGATTTTACCCTTGCGGCGGGGGAAACTGCGGTCATCAGGGGCACGACCGGCTCCGGCAAAACCGCCCTGGCTGAAATAATTGTTGGTCAACGTCAGCCCGAGTCGGGAACGGTCACCCTGTTCGGCAATATACTTAGCCCGCGTAACCCGGCGGTACAAAGACAGACCAGACGCCGCATCGGCGGTGTCGGCGGAATCTTCTCCCTGATTGAGCGTCTCTCCGTCGCCGAAAATATTCTCTATCCGTTATTGATTCGAGGCGATGCTCGCTCCTATATTAAAAAGCGGCTGCAGCAGGCGCTGCTGCAATTCAATCTTACGGGGCGAAAGTCCGACCGGGTATCGGCATTGTCTCGGGGCGAAAAACTGATGGTAATGTTTGCGCGGGCGGTCATAGCCGACCAGCCTCTTCTTTTAATTGATGAGCCGCTGGAGCTTCTGGAACAGCCGCGATTTGAAGAAACCACTAATATTCTCAAACGACTCTCCGCCGCCGGGCATACTTTGTTGATACTGACTTCCGGGCAGAAAGTCATTGCCGTGCCGGGCGCTCGGGAATACCAACTTATTGACGGGCAGCTGCAATGAACCGCGCCTTTTATGTCATGGGCAAAATGCTCACCAACCTGTATCGCCGTCCCCTGGCATCACTGGGGACATTTCTCTCTTTGACCCTGCTGTACCTTCTACTCAATCTGGCATGGACGGCATCTTTGAGTACCGGGGCGTATTATGCCAGAATGATTTCGCAAATTGAGGTGGAGGCATTTCTGGATGACTCCGTTCCGGATTCCACCATCGCTCTTTTTGTCGAGAGCCTGAGTAAACTGGATGGCGTGCAGACCGTGGTTTTTGTTTCAAAAGATGAAGCGCGCGCTCGGCTGACCAGCCTGATGGGACTTGACCTGATGGACGGATTTGAAGAGAACCCTCTTCCCCGTTCCCTTGTCATCAGTTTTAAGGAAAATTATCTGACCAGTCGCTCATTAGAAGCCTTCCGCAATCAACTTTTCAACCTTCAGGGAGTTACCGAAATATTCTACGCCCAGCGATGGCTGGAGAAAGCGGAAGAGGCGCGTCGGCTTATCGGCAAAATAGTCCTCTTCCTCAGCATCGTAATCATCATAGCCGTCATTCTCAATCTGATTCAATCGGTCCGCTTCTCGGCGCGCAATGACCGGGACGAAATCGCGCAGATTAAACTGATGGGGGGCGGCATATCGCTTACTTCGCTTCCTTACGTTCTCGAGGGTTTGCTTCTCTCCTTGCTGTCGGGAATTGCTTCCTGGATGCTAATCCATTACAGTTTAGGCTATGTCAGTATCCGGGAAGTTACGATTATTTATCCTGCCAGCAGCGAGCAGTATCTCTTCTACCTGGGCGCCGCCGCATTGGGGTTGCTGGCCGGATTCATGGGGACCGTATGGAAAAAATGAGTTGCTCTAAATTCAGGCCTTTTATTCTGCTGCTTTCCCTGACCCTGGCTTATCTTCCGGCCTTATCACAGCAGGAGAATCTGGTGGAGCATAAAGGGGAACTGGAAAAAATAAGACAGGAAATAGAGCAGTCGAAGCGCAATATCGATTCCCTGCAAGCGGTGGAGAAACGCCTTCAAAAGGAACTTCTTAATTATGAGCAGCGGACATCCATCAATGAAACCGTACTCAAACGGTTGACCAGTCAATTGGAGACAACGCGCAAGAACGTTCGAAACGCCAAGACGGAACTGGAGCAATCCCAGAGCAAGTACCAGATAACGCGGAGCAGATATATCGAAAACCTTGCCGTCTATTATAAGGGGATGCAGGAGAACTTTCTGCAACCGGAGGGGGCAATCGAGCTGGAAGAGGATGCCTTCAGGCGATACCTCTATCTGAAAGCGTTTGCCGGTTATGACCGGGCCCGGCTGTCGCGCGCCTCCGAATTTCTTAAGGAAGCGGAGTCGGAGTATGCCGCCTTGATGGATAAGGAGAAAACGATTGGCTCCGCCCAGAGACGGAAAAAGCAGGAATATACCCTGGCGGCAACGCAGAAGGAGCGTCGCGAGAGGGACCTTTCGCGGTTGAAGCGAAAACGTGACGCCGAAGCGGACCGCCTCCTTTCCCTTTCGGAAGCGGCCCGTCAGATGGAAGAGCTGATAAGCCGTCTTGAATCAGAACGCCAGGAGCGGGAGCGCTCTGAAATCGCCACCGATTTCGATTTTACAACCGGCAATTTCGTGTCATATAAAGGGCGCCTGATCGCTCCGATGTCCGGGAAAGTTGTTAAGGGATTTGGCTGGAGCACCCACCCGGTCACGAAACTTAAGTCGTACTCGCCCGGAATTGAGCTCAAAGGGGAAGCCAATAAGCCGGTTGTCGCCGTCGCTGACGGCGTTGTCGCCTATGTCGGCAACTTGCGCGGTTATGGCATCTTTGTTATTATTGAGCATGAGGATGGTTACTATTCGACTTATGCCGGACTGAAAAACGTCTCGGCCGAATCGCGACAATTGGTGCGGCGCGGGGAACGGCTCGGGCTCTCCGAAAACGGACTGCTCAAGTTCGAGCTGCGCCAGGGCAAAGAGCCGGTCGACCCGGTGGAGTGGATAAGAATTGATTACCTTAAATGATATTCCCGGGCAGCAGACTCCCAAGAAAATTCTGCTTGGCTCTCTCAATCGCGGGAAAGTTGCCTCGACCTATCTCTTTTATGGGGATGACGGCGTGGGGAAATGGGGGATGGCTCTTGCCCTCGCCGCTCTTCTCAACTGCGAAAAACTGGCGCGCGACGATGACGGCAAGATAGTCGATTCCTGCGGGCAATGCCGCAACTGCCGTCTGATTACCGGATTCAATTTTACCGAAATGCTTTTTGCCTTGCCGCTGCCTCCCCACAAGAACGACAAGGAATATGCCGAGCTGTTTTGGGAGTTCCTCCAAACCAAGAAGGCGGAGCCTTATCAAATCGTTACCGGCAACCGCCAGCTGACTATCCCTATCGATGCCGCGCGCGAAATTAAAAAGAAATGCGCCATCCGGCCGGCGGCGGGATTGAAACGAGTCGTCCTTTTTTACCAGATGGAAAAAATGCTGCAGGCGTCAGCCGATTCTCTCTTGAAACTGATTGAAGAACCGCCCCCCGAAACTGTCATTGTTCTCACCGCTAATTCTCCCGGAAATCTCTTGCCGACTATCCAATCCCGCTCCCAGAAAGTCCGGTTTGCTCCTGTTTCGCAGCCGGAAGCGGTCGCCTATCTTACTCAACGATATGGCCTCCCCGAGGAAAAAGCGGCTGTTGCCGCCCGACTGGGAAGAGGCTCAATCGGCAAAGCCCTCAACTATATTCCAAATCCCGCTGATTCCGAACAGCCGGAAACCGAAGACACCGCTGATACCGCTATCTCCTTTCGACAGAAGTCATTCCTGATGTTTAAAGGGTTATTCTCAAAGGATACTCCCGCGGCGCTGGACACGATTGACAATCTCCTGAAAAGCAATGACCGCGGCGATGCCGAACGAGTTCTGGAGCAGTGGCAGTCCTTTCTGGGCGATATGATTTGCGCCAAATACGACAATCCGACCGGAATAATAAATTCCGATTTTGCTCATGACATTGACGGCTTTTCGGCAAAAATTTATGATTCGGACCTCATTGCCCGGCTGACCGAAGAGATAAAATTGACCGTCCTGGGACTGCGTCGCAACACCCATCCCCGGCTGGCATTGGCAGCGCTGGCTATAAGAATGCGTCGTGTTATCAATCAATCTCCTTGACTCTAAATACCGTATTCTTATTTTAAGTCTTTTAAGGGAGATTATATGCCGGAATTATATACAGTAGCATTCAAGGGGAATCGGCGGGAGTACTATTACAATACTTTTTATCACTCCTTAAGCCCTAAGGAGCATGTCATAGTGCAGGCTGACCGCGGCGAGGATATCGGTTTGCTCGACAAGAAGATCATAACTCCTATCGATTTTTCCGATAAGGATAAGCCGCGTTCTATCCTGCGACCTGCCAGCGAAGAAGATAAACGGAACCTGGAGCTGAATCGCTCGGATGAAGAGAAAGCCTGGAAACAGACGCTGGACCTGATAAAGAAGCATAACCTCGAAATGAAACTGGTCGACATCGAATATCAGTTTGACCGCAACAAGATGACCTTCTATTTCACCGCCGAGCATCGCGTCGATTTCCGCGCCCTGGTGCGCGACCTTGCCTCGGAGTACAAGACTCGTATTGAATTGCGACAGATTGGTGTCCGGGATGAAGCCAAGCGGATCGGCGGTTACGGTGTCTGCGGCCAGCAGCAATGCTGCACATCGTTTCTCAAGTCTTTCGACCCGATATCTACCGCCGATGCCCGGGTGCAGGGCTTGTCGCTGAATCCCTCCAAGATTTCCGGAAATTGCGGGCGGCTGCTCTGCTGCCTCAAATACGAGTCGGAACATTATTCCGAAACCCGCAAGAAATATCCTGAAGTAGGCGAGAAATATATCACTCCCTCCGGTTCCGGCACCGTCGACCGCATTAATGTCTTCGAAGACTATATGGTGGTTAAACTGGACAGCGGAGAAGAGGTCAAAGTGTACGGCCGTGATATCAAACGGAAAGAACGGAAACAGACCTCATTTTTTTCCAAGTGGCGGGAAGCGCTCAATATCGATAAATCCGAATAAGGGGAGGACGTCTTTTGCAAAAACCATACTATGTAACGACTCCGATATACTATGTAAATGACCGTCCTCATATAGGCCATTCCTACACCACGGTTGCGGCTGACCTTCTGGCGCGGTATCAGCGTTTAGCCGGACGGGAAGCCTATTTTCTGACTGGCACTGATGAGCATGGCACTAAAATCGCCGAAGCGGCGGCAGCCACCGGCAAAGCCCCCAAAGAGTTCTGTGACGAGGTCGTGCAGCATTTCAAGAAAGCCTGGGAAGCCCTCTCTGTCGAGTACGACGACTTTATCCGCACCACCGACCGCCGTCACGAAGAAGCGGTCCAGAAGCTCCTCACTTTGCTCAACGGCGCGAAGACCGATGATGGTCAGGCGGTTATATATCCCGGAGTCTATGAGGGGATTTACTGTGTCGGCTGCGAGAAATTCCTGACCGAAAAAGAGCTGGTCGATGGTCTCTGCCCCAACCATCGGCGCAAACCGGAAATTCTCAAAGAAAAAAACTACTTCTTCCGCCTGACTTCTTATCTGGACAAAGTCAGAAAAGTAATTGAGACAAATGAAATGCTGGTTCTTCCGGATGAAAGACGGCGCGAAGTCCTGGGCTTGCTCAACCAGGACCTGGGCGACTTCTCCGCCTCCAGGGAGAGAGTCGAATGGGGCATCCCCCTTCCGTTCGACCCGTCGCAATCGGCGTATGTCTGGGTTGACGCCCTCTCCAACTATATCACCGCCATCGGATATGGCAGCGATGAGCCTAAATTCCGGAAGTGGTGGTATGACGCCGAAGTGGTGCATCTGATGGCAAAAGATATTCTCAAATTTCACTGCATCTATTGGCCCGCCATCTTAATGGCGGCAAAGCTTCCCCTGCCGCAGACCATCTTTGTCCATGGCTTTTTCACTGTTGACGGTGAAAAAATGTCCAAGTCGCTGGGCAATATGATTGACCCCAATGACCTTGTGGCGCAATTCGGCTCTGATGCCACCCGATATCTTCTGCTGACGCAATATCCGTTTGGAGCCGACGGCGATATTCAGGTCTCACGACTGGCGACAAAGTACAACAGCGACCTCGCCAACGACCTGGGGAATCTTGTCTCCCGCGTCGCCAAGATGATTGTGGCTAATTTTGATGGCTTGCTGCCGCCTCCCGTAAAGAATCTTGAGGGGCTTCAGCAGCTGATAGAATCGGCCGAAGATGTTCCCGACAAAATCATGGGGCATATCAATAAATTCGAGATAACCTCGGCTATCGAGGAGGCGATGAATCTGGTTCGGATGACCAACCGTTTCTTTGATACCAACGCCCCCTGGAAACTGGTCAAGAACGGAGAGAGGGAAAAAGCGGGCGGCGTTCTCTATGCCTGTTCGGAGGTCATTCGCATCGCCGCCATTATGCTGTCGCCGGTAATACCCGGCAAGTCGCGGCAGATTCTCTCTGTATTCGGCTTGGGCAAGGAACATCTGCGGAAAGAAAATGCCGCCACTTTCTACCATCTGGAACCGGAGATTCCGGTTCGTCTGGCAGAGTCGATATTCCCCCGCAAGGAAACCTCTGAAATGAGGGGCGAGCCCTCGCGCAAAAAATCCGGCGACTCCGCTGACGGCTTGATTGATATTGCCGATTTCGGCAAACTTAAACTGGTGGTGGCGGAAGTGCTGGACGCGGAGAAACTGCCCGGCTCGGACAAACTTCTCCGGCTCCAAATCGATGTTGGCGGGGAGAAACGACAAATCGTTGCCGGAATAGCTGAATTTTATTCTCCGGATGATATCAAAGGTAAGAAGATAGTTGTTGTCAAAAATCTTAAGCCGGCAAAGATTCGCGGCGTGGAATCTAACGGGATGCTTCTGGCGGCGAAAAAGGATGGCAAACTCTGCCTGGTAGTTCCGGAAAGCGACCTGCCGGCCGGCGCGACAATCAGCTGATGACCGACTCGCATTGCCATCTTGACTTCAAGGAATTTCGCGGACGGCTCGATTCCATAATCGAAGCGGCCCACCAGGCTGGGGTTCATACCATGATTAACATCGGAGCCGACCTGGAAACCTCCCGCAACTCAGTATCGCTGGCAATGAAGTACGAATCGGTGTATGCCACGGTCGGAGTGCATCCTCACGATGCCAGGACCTACAATGATGACGTCGCCTCGGAGCTGACGGCTCTGCTGGGTAAGAGCAAAGTAGTTGCCATCGGAGAAATTGGACTGGATTATTATCGCGACCTTTCGCCGCGTCCGGTGCAAAAGAAGGTATTCCGCCAGCAGCTGGAACTCGCCGTTAAACATCAGATGCCGGTGGTGATTCATACTCGGGAAGCCTTCCCTGAGACATTTGAAATTGTCAAAGAATACTCACCCCGGCTTCCCGGCGGTATATTTCACTGCTTCCCCGGCACAGTCGAGGAGGCGATGCAGGTCATCGGCATCGGTTTCCATATTTCCGTTGGCGGCGTGATAACCTTCCCCAATTCAAGAATGGCGGCCGTGGCCGCCGGTGTGCCGTTGGACAGAATTCTTCTTGAGACCGACAGCCCCTATCTGGCGCCGGTGCCGTATCGAGGGAAAACCAATCAACCGGCATATGTCCGGGTTGTCGCCGAGAAACTGGCGGCGCTTCGGAATCTTTCCGTTGAAGAAATCGAAAAAGTGACCGACCGCAACTGCCGCAAAGTTTATCGTCTGGAGGAGACTTTTGGCGGCTGATATTGTCTTGTTTTTTTATGCCCAAGCGAAGATTTTCTCAGAATTTTTTGACCGACCGCGGCATCGCCGAGCGGATAGTCGCCTTTCTGGAGCCTGGCGCCGCTGACACCGTTCTCGAAATCGGCGCCGGCCGCGGCATTTTGACCGAAATCATCGCCGCCTCCGGCGCCCGACTTTATTCTTTTGAAATCGACCGCGACCTGTTAGAAAATCTCAATAACAAGTTCGCCCCCTATAAAAATGTCACTATCCTAAACCGCGATTTCCTTGCCGTCATTCCGGACGAATACACCGCCGAAAAATTCAAGCTCATCGGCAATATTCCGTACGATATCACCTCCCCCCTTCTGGAATGGATGCTGCGCTTCCGGGAAACTATAACGCGCGCTGTTATCACCACCCAGAAAGAGCTTGCCGACCGCATCGCGGCCTCTCCTGATAGCAAAGACTGGGCGCCGATCTCTATCTTCCACCAATGCTTTTTCGATATCAGGAAAGTGATGAGCATCTCCGGTGGCGCTTTCTACCCGCCGCCTAATGTCAAATCAGCCACCCTTCTTTTCTCCGCCAATGAGAAACATCATATCCCGTTCTGGGATGACTTTGAGCGGATTGTCCGGCAGGCATTCCATCAGCGGCGAAAACTTCTCTCCAATAACCTTCTGCATCTCCCGGGTATGACCCGTGAAGATATCCATGCCGCCATTGCCTCGTTGGGACTGCCGCAGAATATACGCGCCGAGCAGCTCGCTATCGAGGACTTCATCCGCCTGACCAAAGCGGTCCTGTCCGTAAAAAATGCTTGATATCAATATTTGAAAACGATAACGTCTTCTGGTTCAGGTAGAATTATGCCGTTAATCTCAATTCAGGTTGACCATTTTGCCACTCTGCGGGAGATAAAACATCTCCGCGAACCGGACCCCTCGCAGGCCGCCGTCATAGCGGAATTAGCGGGCGCCGATGGTATCTGTTGCCATCTGCGGGAGGACCGCAAAGCGATTCGCGACCGCGACCTTTATATCCTCAAAGAGATGGTCAAGACCAAACTGAACCTGCGGATGGAGCCGGCCGATGACCTGATGGAGCGGGCTCTCGAAGTCAAGCCCTGGATGGTAACTTTCATGCCGTTCACCGATGAAAATCCCGGTATCCAAAGCGGCATTGACCTCGACCACAACCGAGACCTTTATGGCGAGAGCGCTGCCTCATTGAAAAATTCCGGCATCAATGTCTGCTATTTCGTTGACCCGGAGATTGAAGCAGTAAAGCAGGCGGCAAAAGCGAAAGCCGATGCCGTCGAGTTGAA is a window encoding:
- a CDS encoding YCF48-related protein; amino-acid sequence: MKILPGKVFLVIALLITASGTSVYSAEWKKISLPPDIGLTGIHLCSDTDGFAVTARGEIVQFSTESKELKSGKIEPPLVLQDIYFFPGCMKGIMVGNKGTILLTEDGGNDWRHLATDSAWWFYRVGFIDSLRGFALGANMATSGSMRGVLLATNNGGSVWDTVSIDMGHQSKNMNISSDGVIVTLAADKIQISRDRGRNWEAVAIPPQKTVRSVALQGNFGLMAGMGGFAAVSKDGGKTWHPLEYFPPHMHFIDVLLIDSKKAFMVGDNGTILYTDDSGKNWVPELSGVSGELNRIVRVGGRIFACGQKGALVYSELAFGR
- a CDS encoding ATP-binding cassette domain-containing protein → MNSREKLVELHGITARSDAGYIVFRNLDFTLAAGETAVIRGTTGSGKTALAEIIVGQRQPESGTVTLFGNILSPRNPAVQRQTRRRIGGVGGIFSLIERLSVAENILYPLLIRGDARSYIKKRLQQALLQFNLTGRKSDRVSALSRGEKLMVMFARAVIADQPLLLIDEPLELLEQPRFEETTNILKRLSAAGHTLLILTSGQKVIAVPGAREYQLIDGQLQ
- a CDS encoding permease-like cell division protein FtsX, which codes for MNRAFYVMGKMLTNLYRRPLASLGTFLSLTLLYLLLNLAWTASLSTGAYYARMISQIEVEAFLDDSVPDSTIALFVESLSKLDGVQTVVFVSKDEARARLTSLMGLDLMDGFEENPLPRSLVISFKENYLTSRSLEAFRNQLFNLQGVTEIFYAQRWLEKAEEARRLIGKIVLFLSIVIIIAVILNLIQSVRFSARNDRDEIAQIKLMGGGISLTSLPYVLEGLLLSLLSGIASWMLIHYSLGYVSIREVTIIYPASSEQYLFYLGAAALGLLAGFMGTVWKK
- a CDS encoding peptidoglycan DD-metalloendopeptidase family protein, whose protein sequence is MSCSKFRPFILLLSLTLAYLPALSQQENLVEHKGELEKIRQEIEQSKRNIDSLQAVEKRLQKELLNYEQRTSINETVLKRLTSQLETTRKNVRNAKTELEQSQSKYQITRSRYIENLAVYYKGMQENFLQPEGAIELEEDAFRRYLYLKAFAGYDRARLSRASEFLKEAESEYAALMDKEKTIGSAQRRKKQEYTLAATQKERRERDLSRLKRKRDAEADRLLSLSEAARQMEELISRLESERQERERSEIATDFDFTTGNFVSYKGRLIAPMSGKVVKGFGWSTHPVTKLKSYSPGIELKGEANKPVVAVADGVVAYVGNLRGYGIFVIIEHEDGYYSTYAGLKNVSAESRQLVRRGERLGLSENGLLKFELRQGKEPVDPVEWIRIDYLK
- the ricT gene encoding regulatory iron-sulfur-containing complex subunit RicT, which gives rise to MPELYTVAFKGNRREYYYNTFYHSLSPKEHVIVQADRGEDIGLLDKKIITPIDFSDKDKPRSILRPASEEDKRNLELNRSDEEKAWKQTLDLIKKHNLEMKLVDIEYQFDRNKMTFYFTAEHRVDFRALVRDLASEYKTRIELRQIGVRDEAKRIGGYGVCGQQQCCTSFLKSFDPISTADARVQGLSLNPSKISGNCGRLLCCLKYESEHYSETRKKYPEVGEKYITPSGSGTVDRINVFEDYMVVKLDSGEEVKVYGRDIKRKERKQTSFFSKWREALNIDKSE
- the metG gene encoding methionine--tRNA ligase, which gives rise to MQKPYYVTTPIYYVNDRPHIGHSYTTVAADLLARYQRLAGREAYFLTGTDEHGTKIAEAAAATGKAPKEFCDEVVQHFKKAWEALSVEYDDFIRTTDRRHEEAVQKLLTLLNGAKTDDGQAVIYPGVYEGIYCVGCEKFLTEKELVDGLCPNHRRKPEILKEKNYFFRLTSYLDKVRKVIETNEMLVLPDERRREVLGLLNQDLGDFSASRERVEWGIPLPFDPSQSAYVWVDALSNYITAIGYGSDEPKFRKWWYDAEVVHLMAKDILKFHCIYWPAILMAAKLPLPQTIFVHGFFTVDGEKMSKSLGNMIDPNDLVAQFGSDATRYLLLTQYPFGADGDIQVSRLATKYNSDLANDLGNLVSRVAKMIVANFDGLLPPPVKNLEGLQQLIESAEDVPDKIMGHINKFEITSAIEEAMNLVRMTNRFFDTNAPWKLVKNGEREKAGGVLYACSEVIRIAAIMLSPVIPGKSRQILSVFGLGKEHLRKENAATFYHLEPEIPVRLAESIFPRKETSEMRGEPSRKKSGDSADGLIDIADFGKLKLVVAEVLDAEKLPGSDKLLRLQIDVGGEKRQIVAGIAEFYSPDDIKGKKIVVVKNLKPAKIRGVESNGMLLAAKKDGKLCLVVPESDLPAGATIS
- a CDS encoding TatD family hydrolase; this encodes MTDSHCHLDFKEFRGRLDSIIEAAHQAGVHTMINIGADLETSRNSVSLAMKYESVYATVGVHPHDARTYNDDVASELTALLGKSKVVAIGEIGLDYYRDLSPRPVQKKVFRQQLELAVKHQMPVVIHTREAFPETFEIVKEYSPRLPGGIFHCFPGTVEEAMQVIGIGFHISVGGVITFPNSRMAAVAAGVPLDRILLETDSPYLAPVPYRGKTNQPAYVRVVAEKLAALRNLSVEEIEKVTDRNCRKVYRLEETFGG
- the rsmA gene encoding 16S rRNA (adenine(1518)-N(6)/adenine(1519)-N(6))-dimethyltransferase RsmA, whose protein sequence is MPKRRFSQNFLTDRGIAERIVAFLEPGAADTVLEIGAGRGILTEIIAASGARLYSFEIDRDLLENLNNKFAPYKNVTILNRDFLAVIPDEYTAEKFKLIGNIPYDITSPLLEWMLRFRETITRAVITTQKELADRIAASPDSKDWAPISIFHQCFFDIRKVMSISGGAFYPPPNVKSATLLFSANEKHHIPFWDDFERIVRQAFHQRRKLLSNNLLHLPGMTREDIHAAIASLGLPQNIRAEQLAIEDFIRLTKAVLSVKNA
- a CDS encoding pyridoxine 5'-phosphate synthase codes for the protein MPLISIQVDHFATLREIKHLREPDPSQAAVIAELAGADGICCHLREDRKAIRDRDLYILKEMVKTKLNLRMEPADDLMERALEVKPWMVTFMPFTDENPGIQSGIDLDHNRDLYGESAASLKNSGINVCYFVDPEIEAVKQAAKAKADAVELNAFKYVAADSLERAEAELDKLEQMAQLASKLDLMVYCGNGLNYRNIRPILDLGLVEEFTVGYAVVCRAVMVGLERAVKEIVDIVHQPPPKP